tccgacaccatcatccatcttcgaaccgtcggtgaagaggttgagggcttcgggaatgcataacccttcccgccagcactccggttccaagaatatagtgttaatatggtcagtactggtaagggggatagtatagtccaagtctctactagtctccctaccaatggcgctgtgaccatagcctagcagacccaaattgccagttgcggcaatccgtagggacgattttgcggctatggattgcgcgtataggtGTAATGGTTCCACACCAGCTattacctcgagggctttagttggcgtcgacctgagagcgcctgtgatacacagtagcgcttgacgctgtgtcctttccatgatggataggtacgtccttttttcagtggcctgccaccacactagaacaccgtaggtgaggatagggcgaacaactgagatgtatatccaccgcattagattaggagagaggccccaagtgcaactaagcatctttttcgccatgtacaaggctccggtggccttcttcaccctttctaacacattgagcttccatgtcagtttgctgtccaggaccacacctaggtattttactgctaggctcggctttagcatagtgcagcctatttttgggggACCAcacgcaggtaccttatacctcttcgtgaagaggataaggtccgttttatccgcgttaatgctgagcccggctgattcggcccatgctttaacttcccgcaaagtaagttccattacggaactaagggtggttgggcatttcccagttatcaaaatgcttatgtcgtcagcataggcaattaacttgggggcccgtctagtaaattttagaagtaggctatttacgaccaaattccaaaggagaggcgagagaaccccaccctggggagtgccacctcgcactacctttgtaatggccgcatcgccccacgtagccaccacccgcctgtcacaaagaaggcggttgacccatctgtggatcgctggtgccgtgttaattgaggtaaggcccttcataatagcatcagtggtgacgttattgaaggcgcctgaaatgtcaagaaatgcacccaaggcatattctttatagtggTCCGCTTTTTCTATGGAGGctactagagcatggagagcagtctcaatggacttgccctttgtatacgcatgctgatttggggacaacagatgcattgagttgcttctgatgtgcaaatcaagtagcttttccaatgtttttagcaggaaagaggttaggctgataggccgaaagtcatttgggaccacatgactgcatttgcccgccttgggcaggaaaatgactttcgaggtcctccaaagagtggggatatgaccccatgcgaggcacgccgaatagatacccgatagccacggaacaatcgtgggcttgctggcttgcagcattgctggcgaaagtccatcgagaccaggcgacctgaccttcgcaaaggagtcgatagcccaaattattttgttatctgtaattAGACTGGCAGGGAgtctcataactgggagactaggaaagagctgccagtcactattctctattccaatacatcccgggaaatgagttgagagcagtgcttcaagagtttcagcactgctctccgtccacgctccatcgcccgacttgagcagactaggactggaagcctgcttggacagcagcttcctcagtctggaggtgtctttGATGTTATCCAGGTCCGAGCAGAAGGTTCTCCATGAAGACCTTTTGGATGATCGGATCATCTTCTTGTACGACTTCAGGAGAGACCTAtactcgtcccagacatattcgttgtccgccttcttagcaagttgaaacatgctagtaagctcTCCACGTagcgatgagagatctgggttccaccagggtggcttcgatcttctcgtcggtcttGAGAGTCTACAAGATTGGCGAAACGCTGAAAGTAGTCCTGCAGAAAGGACATTGACATTAGTTTCTAGGTCCTGCACCGAGTTGATGTTACCCGGCGAACCAAGAGACTTGGAAACAAGGCTAGAGAATTTCGCCCAGTTCGTGTTACGGGGATTTCTGAACGGCTGAGCCGCAGGTACCCTGTTAAAAGGAATGGTAAATTGAATGTACTTATGGTCCGAGAAGGAGGGTCTGTCCAGGACCCTCCACTCTTCAACATTGATACACTCAGTTGAAATCGTTAAGTCCAGCACATTACTGGAGGTGggacctacataggtagatacctcacccctgttggctagtctaagcttatggttaaggataaaatcaagaactgactcacccctgtcgttgatgtcgggacttccccagacgctatggtgggcgttggcgtccgttccgataataatatgcttattggaggagcagaccatgtccaccagccTCCGCAGCTCGTCAGGTGGAGCCGGCTTGTCGTGGGCCATATAacaggatgccagcagcaaacatccttcacggctctccagcaccaccacggttAGATCGTCGTTGCTGTAATTAGGTAGTAGATGAGCTTTTAGCCCCTTCTGAAGCACAGTTGTTCACTGAATGAATTCTCACAAGCGACGTGCCTTTTTATACGCTCAGTCCGACTCGGTTCTCTGCTTGCCAATCGAGTGAGGGAAAGAGACAAACATACGCGAATAGAGAACCGGCAATGCTCGTTATCAAGTCTCGACTTATCTGGCATACgaattgtatttgtgtttctaTTGCTgtaaacatatatgtatatttagtggAGGTTAAttaaacgacaacaacaacaatattattcaaatatgttCTAGTATAAGTTACAAATGAATATCTATATCTATGATATATTGAGGTACACATGATGCAAGTTTTAATATGTAGAACGCAAAACgacatttaaataaagcaaaactataatgcaatttttaaatcaaaaattataagTATCGATGTACCTAAATATAGAATAGATGTAATATCGAATAATCAAAGTATTAATGTAATTAACGATTGATTGATGATGAATGATTATATATAGGAGAACATCATACATGTACAGTCATttgataatataaaaagtacaGTGTACAAaacagtttttattattttacttattttgtatacgcaatatataatttgcaaattttgggAATATATGAAAAAACATGAacaaatagtatataaaacacATTTGGCAAAGTTAAGAAATGAGAATTCCATATTAAACggcatattctttaaatttaaatatataaagaatttaaaattaggcaAATCTGGGAAGTGAAATTCTAGTTGACAGTTGGAGAACATAAAAACATTCCTCGATATattcctatatatatatatcgctATGAAGGGGGTGTGTTTGATCGATCAGCTGTTTCAGAATTCGCAATCTTGTGATGAGAATgtaaacagagaaagagagcgattCACTCTGTGATAGTATTGtaagcccacacacacactctcttaGTGTCTGTGTATTTGGGAGAGAAGAGAACAGTGCTGTGTTTGATTGGATTTGTGAATTCAGTATGATCACTAACACAACCTTAGCAACTTCTGTCCGTGTGAACTCACGTATTAAACGAAGCTGACTTCGGGAATCAGAGAGAACTATTTCCGAGAGAGCGGCAgaatgtgtgaatgtgtgaatCACATACAAAATACTCATACTAAAGCAAGTAAACAgctgattaaaataaatgtcttAACACtcgcaactgcaacttcatcTGCATCGAACTTGGCCAAAATATCTTGAGAACAGTTTCGTTTCCTTCATCACAAGCATTCCCTTCGACACCCTGTATTTCTAATTAGGGTTAGGCGACTGTAGATCAGCCATAATAGACTTTAGACGCCGCACGTTTTCATACCCGGTTCCCCTCCCTTCCCCGCTTCCACTACCTGCTAATCTACTAGCGAGGCATACTTAAATGGAATCgggtcgttgctgttgcttttgctgtggctgttgttgacAAACAACTCAATCGTCATGGAATGGAAAATAACCAGAGAATTTCAAACGAAACCCACGTTATTGCGTTGCCACGGAAAATAACCAGATAATTCCGATTCGGACTGTACTCGACTCACTTTGAAGTGACCTTCCCTTtgaataaacatattttagtataactTGAATATATCTTCAGGAAGTATAAGGAGATTATTTAGTTGTGGTCTCCATGTGATCCTCCCCATTCGACTGTCATTTTAGGTCTGATTGGCATTCTCAACTCTATTTGCTGTCGACTGCTGAGCGAGCTTCGTTCTGCATTAGTGTTGGTGATTTGTACGCAACACACTAATACACAGACACTTTAGAGCGCTCTCTCGGCAATCGCGATTCATTCAACAGGTTGTCGTCGCTTCAGCTCACACAGATACAACatagagagaagagaagcagAGCTGCTCAGTCACTAATACAAGTACACACTTAACTTCGCTCATTCGCCTCACACGCATACGAAGAGAGCGTTCGCTGCTTGTGTGAGAGTGTTGTCTTGTGTGTGAGACATACTAATACCACCAAAGCAGCAACCGCTCTCTTTGCCTCGAGTATTATTTCAGTCGCTGCCTCAGTCATTCTGTGTTTTGTGCAGCTGATGTTCAGACAGTTGATAACTTGAAATAGAACTGGAATTTGTGTTAAATATGGAAATTGCGTTGCGGAAACAGTGCGAATGtgtgatattattttatttgtcattATCAAAtgattcaaaaattaaaaatcaaattaatttattgatttacataattcgtttcattttgaaatCGTTTGACACGTCATAAGTTTGGTTGTGTGGTTTTGGATATATAAGTTGTACGAGTCCAACAGATATATATTGACCATATAGTGACTACCTCTCTACCTTCCTCCCCCTCTCTATCAATCACTCGTGGGTCGAGCTACATCGGCTCGAGGCAACCGAATGAGGCGATCTACCTGCTCGGGTATAAAAGCGGGCGACTCGCTCGCAAAGTGCTCAGAGAGAAAAGCAACATCGAGTTAACAGTTCATAGTTGAGTGTTATTCGCGATTATTCACATTCGTATTCAAGTATTCATAAAGTAATATCACAAGTAAAAGATCGCTACAATGGCGTTGGTTTCTGTGGCAGATTTCGAGTTGAAAGCCAAGCGCAATCTGGAGAAGAATGCCTTGGACTATTACAAGAACGGAGCAGGAGAACAAGTGACAGTCAGTCTCAATCACGAGGCATACAAGAGGTGAGTGCAACAGAATATTTGATCTATCAGTGATCGTTCAATATATGGGAGTATCTTATATTAGATTGCGTTTGCGGCCTCGGTTTCTACGCGATGTCTCCCACTTGGATGTCAGCTGCGAGATCTTGGgacagcagctgcagtggcCCTTGGGCATTGCGCCGAGTGCGATGCAGAAGCTGGCGCATCCGGATGGAGAGATTGGCATGGCACGTGCCGCTGGCAAAGCCGGCTCCATCTACATACTGAGCACACTGTCGACGACTTCGCTGGAGGATCTGGCTAAGGCAGCACCAGACACTTGCAAGTGGTTCCAGCTCTACATCTACAAGGATCGGTGAGTGACCTATTCGCCTTCTTTCTTCCTTCGTTTCTGACTTTTATAATCTCCTCTTCAGCCATGTGACTGAGCAGCTCGTCAGACGTGCTGAGCGAGCCAACTTCAAGGCCTTGGTGGTCACCATCGACACGCCCATCAATGGGGATCGTCGTGCAGATGCGAAGAACAAGTTCTGCCTGCCCTCTCACCTCAGTCTGGCCAATTTCGAGGGCGAGATGGCCCAGGGCGTCATCTCATGCGGAGGCGGCTCTGGCCTGAACGAGTATGTGGCCAGCCACTATGATCCCAGCATCACATGGAAGGATATCAAGTGGCTGCAACAGCTCACGCATCTGCCCGTCATCCTCAAGGGCATCCTCACAGCCGAGGACGCAGAACTGGCTCGCGAATTCGGCTGCTCCGGCATCATCGTCTCGAACCACGGCGGACGACAGCTCGACACTGCTCCGGCCACGATTGAGGCTCTGCCCGAGATCGTTGCTGCAGTGGGAAATGATTTGGTGGTCATGCTGGATGGTGGCATTATGCAAGGCAACGACATCTTCAAGGCATTGGCTCTCGGCGCCAAGACCGTCTTCATCGGTCGCCCCGCCCTCTGGGGATTGGCCACCAATGGCCAGGCGGGAGTCGAGCAGTTATTGCACGTGATGCGCGACGACTTCGAGATCACCATGAAGCTAACTGGTTGCCCCTCCTTGGCTGATATTCAACCCACCATGGTGGTCCACGAATCCACCTACTGGAATCGACATTAAGTCGAATCGATTCAATTTAATCCAAAGCAACGCCTGCCGACTGATTAGCCTAATATGTATTAGTTTAAGACCCGATTTTTACTCCTtagatttataaatacaaatgtataaataaatacgaaataatattaaaaaatcttttagtttcattatttaataaatatacaagcTCTTTATTCAAATGATATTGACTTCAAGATACTCTGTTTGGGTTCTAAATTTGAAAACTcgtacaaattataaattacaataactgtatatttatttgttattcttCGTATGAATtgatattaaatgttttacaaattaaaaaaaaatatatatattttatatttccttAATAGACATTAAATATCGGAGTTTtagtacatataaatatttctgaaatgaaaaaaacaaaacttttcagCACTTACAGAGAAGGGCGAAGGGATGGCAAATTTTTCTGAACAAgaatatatagatttatataatttaaagggTTGGAGGTTACTAATTATGCTGAcgcaatttaattttccatattttaaaatctgcttttattttaaattcgcTAAACCTATACTAAAGAAAGTGTTTTTTTCCGTGCATACTcgattaaatatgtatatcaattattttttccaaatattactcattaaatattttaaataaaaaatagatgCTTTGCTTATACCctaaataatgtattttataaataaatattaaaattacacaaagtttaataaactttttatttatactgcTTAAAGTTCATTCATTAAAAAGCCAAACGTAAACATAGAATGAAATACAAAGAGAACGATTGCTGCTTTGGTAGTATTAGTGTGTCTCACACACAagacaacactcacacacaagcAGCGAACGCTCTCTTCGTATGCGAGTGAGCGAAGTTAAGTGTGTACTTGTATTAGTGACTGAGCAGCGCGctgcttctcttctctctgtgTTGTATCTGTGTGAGCTGAAACGACGACAACCTGTTGAATGAATCGCGATTGCCGAGAGAGCGCTCTAAAGTGTTTGTGTATTAGTGTGTTGCGTACAAATCACCAACACTAATGCAGAACGAAGCTCGCTCAGCAGTCGACAGCAAATAGAGTTGAGAATGGCAATCAGACCTAAAATGACAGTCGAATGGGGAGGATCACATGGAGACCACAACTAAATAATCTCCTTATACTTCATGAAGATATATTCAAgttattctaaaataaatttactcaAAGGGAAGGTCACTTCAAAGTGAGTCGAGTACAGTCCGAAGCGGAATTATCTGGTTATTTTCCATTGCAACGCAATAACGTAGGTTTCGTTTGAAATTCTCTGGTTATTTTCCATTCCATGACGATCGAGTTGTttgtcaacaacagcaacgacccGATTCCATTTAAGTATGCCTCGCAAGTAGATTAGCAGGTAGTGGAAGCGGGGAAGGGAGGGGAACCGGGTATGAAAACGTGCGGCGTCTAAAGCCTATTATGGCTGTTCTACAGTCGCCTAACCTTAATTAGAAATACAGGGTGTCGAAGGGAATGGTTGTGATGAAGGAAACGAAACTGTTCTCAAGATATTTTGGCCAACTTCGATGCAGATGAAGTTGCTGCACTTTTTAGTGTTAAGACATCTATTTTAATCAGCTGTATACCAATACACTTACACATTCTGCCGCTCTCTCGGAAATTGTTCTCTCCGATTCCCGAAGTCAGCTTCGTTCAATACGTGAGTTCACACATACAGCAGATGATAAAGTTGTGTCGGTAATCGTACTGAGCtcacaaatacaattaaacaGAGCAATGCTctcttctctcactctcacatatacacaaagagagtgtgtgtgtgagtttacTAATACTATCACAGAGTAaatcgctctctttctctgtttacATTCTCATCAGAAGATTGCGAATTCAGAAACAGCTGATCGATCAAACACACCCCCTTCATAgcgatatactatatatataggaATAGATCGAGGAATGTTTTTATGTTCTCAAACTGTCAACTAGAATTTCACTCCCCAGATTTacctaattttaaattcattatatataaaattgaaggAATACGCCGTCTAATATGGAATTCTCATTTCTCCACTTTGCCGAAGGTGTTATATATACCATTTGTGTCTATTTTGTTTACTAATATTCCCATAACGTGCAAATTATATATAGcgtataaaatataagtaaaataataaaaactgcTGCTGTAGACTGTACTTTTTAACTTATTAAATGGCTGTACATGTATGATGTTCTCCTATATATAAACATTcatcatcaatcaatcattaattatattaatacttATATTATTCGATATTACATCTATTCTGTATTTAAGTACATCGATATTTATCCATTTTTGATTTCGAAATTGCATCATAGTTTTGCCTTATTTAGATGTCGTTTTGcgttttgcatattaaaactTGCATCGTGTGTACCTCAATATATCATAGATATAGATATTCATTTGTAACTTATACTAGaacatatttgaataatattgttgttgttgtcgtttaaTTAACCTccactaaatatacatatatgtttacAGCAAtagaaacacaaatacaattcGTATGCCAGATAAGAGACTTGATAACGAGCACTGCCGGTTCTCTATTCGCGTATGTTTGTCTCTTTCCCTCACTCGATTGGCAAGCAGAGAACCGAGTCGGACTGAGCGTATAAAAAGGCACGTCGCTTGTGAGAATTCATTCAGTGAACAACTGTGCTTCAGCCAAGCAACTAAAGAACTCTCTCAATTTCTCCAAGTTCAACAATAATTCAAATCCATCAAGATGCGTCTGGGTCAGACTATCCCGAACTTCACCGCCGACACCACCAAGGGCCCGATCAAGTTCCACGAATGGCAGGGCAAATCGTAAGTGTTCCTCTATAAACTTTTCTCTATATTCTCCCTCTCTATATAGATGAATAAATGACAATTATTCAATCTTTAGGTGGGTTGTGCTCTTCTCTCACCCCGCTGACTTTACACCAGTGTGCACCACGGAACTGGGGAGGATTGCAGTGCATCAGCCGGAGTTCGCCAAGCGGAATACGAAGTGCTTGGCGCACTCGGTGGATGCTTTGAACTCGCATGTGGACTGGGTGAATGACATCAAGTCGTATTGCCTGGACATTCCCGGCGATTTCCCATATCCCATCATTGCCGATCCCACACGCGACTTGGCCGTATCCCTGGGCATGCTCGACGAGGAGCAGAAGAAGGATCCCGAGGTGGGCAAGACAATTCGCGCTCTCTTCATCATCAGTCCCGACCACAAGGTGCGCCTCTCCATGTTCTACCCTATGTCCACTGGCCGTAACGTCGAGTAAGTAATCAATACTGATCCCTAACCGAATTCCTTCCTAACTATTTTCTCTTCTCTGCAGTGAAATCCTTCGAGTAATTGACTCCCTGCAGCTGGTTGATCGTGTTAAGGTGATTGCTACACCCGCCAACTGGACTGTGAGTTCCctttaaagtaattttgtaAGCATTTCACTAATATATTCTTTACCAATCACAGCCTGGTACTAAGGTCATGATTCTGCCCACTGTCAGCGACGATGAGGCCAACAAGCTGTTCCCCAAGGGCTTTGACAAGGTCTCGATGCCTTCTGGCGTGAACTATGTGCGCACCACTGAAAACTATTAACAATATTCGATTgcttacaaaataaaactttttataacTGATTAGAATTAAGAAAAagccaaatattttaataaaaataaactttaattttccACTAAGCTCAGAGTTTTTCAATGGGTTTTGTATGCAATAATGGGGTTTGTTAATAATAGCTCAGGACCTATAGAGTAAAAAATGTCCAACATCACCATAGCCAATTAATGTTTTCAGTggttgtatataatattttctttagtattcagaatttaatatttaagcctaattcaattaaaatatccactatttcaaataaaaaatacttaaataaattaaactaagcCAATAAATTCGTAAagaaataatgtaaataaacaaataataagcAAAGAAATTATTCCACCgctcaatatattttatattgctctttttttatatgttaaatcaataatttatatatatttatactcaTATGAGACCGATTATcttcttttgaattttatatctCGCGCGGCATATCGATAACTAAATGTTTTCATTGCATGGCGAATGGCAGTTTAACAGTCTGTTAGAGCTTAACAGCGCCttgatatttcaaaataacaGCTGCTCGACAGTAACAGTGATTGGCAATCATTGTAAAAGTCGGTCACACCACAAGCAATTCGAGGTAAAACTCTTAAACAAAAAGTCATTTGTGAGTTTCTAAAGTGCACTGAACTTCCGCAAAGGTAACAAAATAAACGTAAAACACTCGCAGTTAACCAAATGCATTAACAACATGCTCACAAGCAGACTATCCCAGCTCCcacattaaaatgcatttttttggcCACCAGCAAATTTTTCTGTATgcatgagtgtgtgcgtgcttatcgttgaatgtgtgtgtgcgtgtgtgtacaATGCAtagatgtgtatgtgtgtgtcgactgtgactgtgactggttgctgctgctgctaaagggaaaacaaagaaaacttCACAAAAAGAACGACGTAAAAACGCATTTGAAACGCATTTATTAACCGTTTGTTGTATACGGAGTGAGTTGTTTGATggttaattgaaatgcaacaGTGTAAAAACTCGATTgaatattgattatttttttctttgcttcagtgcattgctgctgtttgcatgtagatgtagttgtagttgtagtcaagttattgttgttgtggctgcagCTGCGCGTCGAAAACTTAAACTACTGCTGtcattgttgctattgctgtctCGCAAaagtattgttgttgctcttgttgttgttttgccatAGTCAAGTGCATAATTGTTGCtgtgcaaatgcattttgtcAGTGTGTGGGTGCGTGTGTCCGAATTGTGCGctagtgtgtgagtgagagggGGATAGCAGTAGAGCACCGTTCAAAGGACAATTGCTGTtaatgcatacacacacaactgcaGGCTGccatgttgttgtggttgttgttgctgctgctgttgttgctaatgTTTGCTGCTTCGCACCTGCATCCATCATCATTCACCCCGCCTCCTTCCCCTTTGTACACAAACAGATACAAAACACACCTACACACGCACAACCACACAGACagagatgtgtgtgtgtgtgtgtctctcacTGTTTCTATcctttgcttttaattgctgCTTCTTCCCACCAAATCTCTCTCAGAGtacaaaaagaacaacaaataacaacagcaagcaagaacaagagcaagagcaagtaAAAGCGAACAAAGTGAGGCGACGAACATGGATTTCGAGCAAGCCGATAACGATAATGAGCACAATCCGAACTTATCCTCGGAGAGCAgcaatgccagcagcaacattagCAATTTACAGCCAGAgccagcaatagcagcagctgttAATGAAGTTGCATCTGCTGCGGCTGCAGTTGGCAGCGGCTCGACTGCAGTGCTGTTAGTTAACATTGAAGCTGATGCTGTTagcagcacaacagcaacatcaacaaataATGCAGAACCGCAATCACAACAAACTGAAGCTGAACATGAGCATTCTCCCACTCCTACTCTACAGCAAGCACAGGACGACGAGCATTTGGAGGCGCAGccggagcaacaacagccgctACAGGATAATCAGGAGCAAGTggcgccgccgctgccgccaccACAGGAAATCATTGACGCGGACGCCATTGCCGACACAATTGACGCGGGCGCCATTGATAACGATAACGACGCCGTCGTGGAGCGCATTGACGattacgacgacgacgacgaggacgacGGCGAAGCTGACGAAGTccacggcgacgacgacgacgacgttctCGAGGAAGGTGACGAGGAGGAGGGCGACGCCGACGGGGAGGCCGAAGCcgatagagacagagacgcTGTCgccgcatcatcatcatccgctCTAGCTGCAGCCGCAGTTggatcagcatcatcatcttcCTCTGCGATAATTGgtggccaacaacagcagcgtctGCATTCCGTGGCCGTCTTGCCGAGCTATTCCAC
This is a stretch of genomic DNA from Drosophila albomicans strain 15112-1751.03 chromosome 3, ASM965048v2, whole genome shotgun sequence. It encodes these proteins:
- the LOC117571109 gene encoding uncharacterized protein LOC117571109, producing MALVSVADFELKAKRNLEKNALDYYKNGAGEQVTVSLNHEAYKRLRLRPRFLRDVSHLDVSCEILGQQLQWPLGIAPSAMQKLAHPDGEIGMARAAGKAGSIYILSTLSTTSLEDLAKAAPDTCKWFQLYIYKDRHVTEQLVRRAERANFKALVVTIDTPINGDRRADAKNKFCLPSHLSLANFEGEMAQGVISCGGGSGLNEYVASHYDPSITWKDIKWLQQLTHLPVILKGILTAEDAELAREFGCSGIIVSNHGGRQLDTAPATIEALPEIVAAVGNDLVVMLDGGIMQGNDIFKALALGAKTVFIGRPALWGLATNGQAGVEQLLHVMRDDFEITMKLTGCPSLADIQPTMVVHESTYWNRH
- the LOC117568371 gene encoding peroxiredoxin-6-like; this translates as MRLGQTIPNFTADTTKGPIKFHEWQGKSWVVLFSHPADFTPVCTTELGRIAVHQPEFAKRNTKCLAHSVDALNSHVDWVNDIKSYCLDIPGDFPYPIIADPTRDLAVSLGMLDEEQKKDPEVGKTIRALFIISPDHKVRLSMFYPMSTGRNVDEILRVIDSLQLVDRVKVIATPANWTPGTKVMILPTVSDDEANKLFPKGFDKVSMPSGVNYVRTTENY